A window of Haliscomenobacter hydrossis DSM 1100 contains these coding sequences:
- a CDS encoding glycosyl hydrolase family 95 catalytic domain-containing protein: protein MKNLLTLFLSVSLVCSWAQTPDRLMYYAQPAKHFEESLVLGNGRIGAVVHGGVKSDKIFLNDATLWAGSPVDPDMNPAAHTHLPAIREALRQEDYRKADSLNRRHLQGKFSESYAPLGTMYIDMAHTETASNYRRQLDLSTAISTTSYQQAGVTYTREYFISHPQQVLLIRMTASQLGKLSFNLRFNSLLRHQVNTSTNVLNASGRAPAHAEPSYRRVPDPIQYDDQKSMRFLSLVKIIKTDGKIVRTDSTIGVQGGKEAIIMVSIATSFNGFDQNPALHGKDEVTLANEWLKKAQIISYATIKAAHIKDHQQFFNRVQFQLAGRSSNASLPTDERLKRFAEGAKDPDLELLYFNFGRYLLIASSRTPQVPANLQGIWNHHLQPPWSSNYTININTEMNYWPAESGNLSELHQPLLGFLGNLAKTGAVTAKTFYNAGGWCAAHNTDIWAMSNPVGHFGQGSPSWANWNMGGAWLATHLWEHFDYTRDTIWLKTYGYGLMKGAAQFCLDILVDDGKGNLVTSPSTSPENIFITPSGYKGATLYGATADLGMIRELFLQTIAAAKTLVQDADFQQQLEASLSKLYPYQISKKGHLQEWYHDWEDEDPKHRHQSHLFGLYPGNHISVDQTPELAAACKQTLEVKGDETTGWSKGWRTNLWARLRDGNRTYKMYRELMRFVDPNPETRYNGGGGAYPNLMDAHPPFQIDGNFGGTAAVLEMLVQSRSEEITLLPALPDAWATGSVRGVCARGGFVLNLTWSAGKLTKTEISSTRGGKTKVVYAGKTQEVVLKKAEKKVLVW from the coding sequence ATGAAAAACCTGCTGACTTTGTTCCTGAGTGTAAGCCTTGTATGCAGTTGGGCTCAAACTCCCGACCGCCTGATGTATTATGCGCAACCCGCCAAACATTTTGAAGAATCCCTGGTATTGGGCAATGGCCGGATCGGCGCAGTAGTCCACGGAGGGGTCAAATCCGACAAAATATTCCTCAACGACGCTACCCTCTGGGCCGGAAGTCCGGTGGATCCAGATATGAACCCCGCAGCCCATACACACCTGCCTGCCATTCGTGAAGCCCTTCGCCAGGAGGACTACCGCAAAGCCGACAGCCTCAATCGTCGCCACTTGCAAGGGAAATTCTCGGAGTCGTATGCTCCTTTAGGCACCATGTACATCGACATGGCCCATACTGAAACGGCAAGTAACTATCGTCGCCAACTCGATCTCAGCACTGCCATTTCTACTACCAGCTACCAGCAAGCTGGGGTAACTTATACCCGCGAGTACTTCATTTCACACCCCCAACAAGTACTGTTGATTCGGATGACTGCCAGTCAGTTGGGCAAGTTGAGTTTTAACCTGCGCTTCAATAGCCTCTTGCGCCATCAGGTCAACACCAGCACCAATGTGCTCAACGCCAGTGGGCGTGCGCCTGCACATGCCGAGCCGAGTTATCGTCGTGTTCCCGACCCCATTCAATACGATGATCAAAAAAGCATGCGCTTTTTATCCTTGGTAAAAATCATCAAAACCGATGGTAAAATCGTCAGAACCGACAGCACCATCGGCGTTCAGGGTGGAAAAGAGGCCATCATCATGGTTTCGATCGCCACCAGCTTCAACGGCTTTGACCAAAATCCGGCTTTGCATGGCAAAGATGAAGTGACTTTGGCCAATGAATGGCTCAAAAAAGCCCAAATCATTAGTTATGCCACGATCAAGGCGGCTCACATCAAAGACCATCAACAGTTTTTCAATCGGGTACAATTCCAATTGGCGGGCCGCAGCAGCAACGCCAGCTTGCCTACCGACGAACGGTTGAAACGTTTTGCCGAAGGTGCCAAAGATCCGGATTTGGAGCTCCTGTATTTCAACTTTGGCCGTTATTTGCTCATCGCCAGTTCGCGCACACCTCAGGTTCCGGCCAATTTGCAGGGCATTTGGAACCACCATTTGCAGCCTCCCTGGAGCAGCAATTACACCATTAACATCAATACCGAAATGAACTACTGGCCAGCGGAGTCGGGCAACCTCTCCGAATTGCACCAGCCTTTGCTGGGTTTTTTGGGCAATCTGGCCAAAACCGGTGCGGTAACCGCCAAAACCTTCTACAATGCTGGCGGCTGGTGTGCGGCGCACAACACCGATATTTGGGCCATGAGCAACCCGGTTGGGCATTTTGGTCAAGGCTCTCCCAGTTGGGCCAACTGGAACATGGGTGGCGCCTGGCTGGCTACCCACCTTTGGGAGCATTTTGACTACACCCGCGATACAATTTGGTTAAAAACCTACGGCTATGGACTGATGAAAGGGGCCGCCCAATTTTGTTTGGATATATTGGTCGACGATGGCAAGGGCAATCTCGTTACTTCCCCTTCTACTTCCCCTGAGAATATATTCATCACGCCAAGTGGTTACAAAGGCGCTACACTTTACGGTGCCACGGCGGATTTGGGCATGATCCGCGAATTGTTTTTGCAAACCATTGCTGCCGCAAAAACGCTCGTGCAGGATGCTGATTTTCAACAACAACTCGAAGCATCCTTGAGCAAATTGTATCCCTACCAAATCAGCAAAAAAGGCCACTTGCAAGAATGGTACCACGATTGGGAGGACGAAGATCCCAAACACCGCCACCAGTCGCACCTTTTTGGTTTGTACCCGGGCAACCACATCAGCGTGGATCAAACCCCTGAACTGGCTGCCGCCTGCAAACAAACCCTGGAAGTGAAAGGGGACGAAACCACCGGCTGGTCGAAAGGCTGGCGCACCAACCTCTGGGCGCGCCTGCGCGATGGCAACCGCACCTACAAAATGTACCGTGAACTGATGCGCTTCGTAGACCCCAACCCCGAAACCCGCTACAACGGCGGTGGCGGTGCTTATCCCAACCTCATGGATGCTCACCCACCTTTCCAAATTGATGGCAACTTCGGCGGCACAGCCGCGGTATTGGAAATGTTGGTGCAATCGCGCAGTGAAGAAATTACCTTACTTCCGGCCTTGCCCGATGCCTGGGCTACAGGTTCCGTGCGTGGCGTATGCGCTCGGGGAGGTTTTGTACTGAATCTGACCTGGAGCGCTGGAAAGTTGACCAAAACAGAGATTAGCTCCACACGTGGAGGAAAAACCAAGGTGGTATATGCCGGAAAAACGCAAGAAGTAGTGTTGAAAAAAGCAGAAAAAAAGGTGCTGGTTTGGTAA
- a CDS encoding CBS domain-containing protein has translation MKVQQILDRKLKSEILAVSPDTSVYSALEALEKHNIGALLVMEGDKLVGIFSERDYARRGILKGKFSRESFVKDLMTSPVFTVSPQAKIEECLTIMTEKHFRHLPVVDGEKVLGMISSTDLFRSILSQYQNLVSSLEGYISGRPM, from the coding sequence ATGAAAGTACAACAGATTTTGGATCGTAAACTCAAAAGCGAAATACTGGCCGTTTCTCCTGATACCTCTGTATACAGCGCATTGGAAGCACTGGAGAAACACAACATTGGAGCCTTGTTGGTGATGGAGGGGGATAAACTGGTCGGCATTTTTTCAGAACGAGACTATGCTCGACGGGGTATTCTTAAGGGAAAGTTTTCCCGAGAATCCTTCGTAAAAGATTTGATGACCTCACCGGTATTTACTGTATCTCCTCAGGCCAAAATTGAAGAATGTTTGACCATTATGACAGAAAAACATTTTCGCCACTTGCCCGTAGTAGATGGTGAAAAAGTGCTTGGCATGATATCTTCTACCGACTTATTCCGGTCTATCCTCTCCCAATACCAAAATTTGGTATCTTCTTTGGAGGGATATATTTCGGGAAGACCAATGTAA
- a CDS encoding MarR family winged helix-turn-helix transcriptional regulator, with product MNKTVQIVNEWGAFEAAHPHAEIEEFCRYYLTAQRAKLELGENFSGKGTPPTAASYLMKLIGYIARLFELYITRAMSDVPEIKQAEDFYFLNNISHSGECRKTEVAHQQLLGVSTGIDTLNRLLAHGLIEERTDPSDKRARLVSVTEKGIKILHECYRRAAVVNDLIFTNLSEDDLKLCIQLLRGVEAKHAALALEVRELPILEMYEKVLGHKPDSCKGQ from the coding sequence ATGAATAAGACTGTGCAAATCGTGAATGAATGGGGCGCTTTTGAAGCAGCGCATCCCCATGCCGAGATTGAAGAGTTTTGCCGCTATTATTTGACGGCCCAACGCGCTAAACTGGAATTAGGGGAAAACTTTTCGGGTAAAGGCACGCCGCCTACGGCCGCTTCTTATTTGATGAAACTCATCGGATACATTGCCCGTTTGTTTGAATTGTACATTACCCGCGCAATGTCCGATGTACCGGAAATCAAACAGGCTGAAGACTTTTATTTTTTGAACAACATTTCTCATTCAGGTGAGTGTCGCAAAACAGAAGTTGCTCATCAGCAATTATTAGGCGTTTCTACGGGTATCGATACCCTCAATCGCCTATTGGCACATGGCTTGATTGAAGAAAGAACCGACCCCAGCGATAAAAGGGCGCGACTGGTGAGTGTAACGGAAAAAGGCATCAAAATCCTGCATGAATGTTACCGTCGTGCCGCCGTGGTCAATGACCTGATTTTTACCAACCTCAGTGAAGATGACCTCAAATTGTGTATCCAATTGTTGCGTGGCGTTGAGGCCAAACATGCTGCATTGGCCCTTGAAGTACGCGAATTGCCGATCCTGGAAATGTATGAAAAAGTATTGGGGCATAAACCTGATTCCTGCAAGGGGCAATGA
- a CDS encoding MFS transporter: MSSALLKFDRYQWFVVAILAILQFTLILDFMVLSPLGAQLLEELDITTAQFGLVVSAYAFSAGASGILAAGFADRFDRKTMLLFFYAGFILGTFLCGIAPTYFLLLMARIVTGIFGGVIGSIVFAIITDLFPLEMRGRVMGFVQMAFAVSQVLGLPVGLYFANLFDWHAPFLLIVVLSIPIYILILLRLKPINAHLALQKDNSAFRHLWETISKPRYLQGFAGTILLATGGFMLMPFGSTFSINNLGVTFDQLPIIYLVTGICSMIAGPLIGRLSDSIGSMKVFTAGSILTIIIVVIYCNFGVTPLWIIILMSVIMFIGITSRMISSTALVSAVPAPADRGAFMGINASVSQISGGIASGIAGMIVHQAADGHLENYPELGYVVAGTMVVAIGLMYNIHRMVKKRAH, translated from the coding sequence ATGTCATCAGCTTTATTAAAATTTGACCGTTACCAATGGTTTGTGGTGGCCATCCTGGCTATTCTGCAATTCACATTGATCCTTGATTTTATGGTCCTTTCTCCTTTGGGCGCACAATTGCTCGAAGAACTGGACATTACCACGGCCCAATTTGGTTTGGTGGTTTCGGCCTATGCATTTAGTGCCGGTGCTTCCGGGATTCTGGCAGCTGGTTTTGCCGACCGCTTTGACCGCAAAACCATGTTGCTGTTCTTTTATGCCGGATTTATTCTGGGTACCTTTTTGTGTGGCATTGCGCCCACTTACTTCCTCTTACTCATGGCGCGGATTGTAACGGGTATTTTCGGCGGGGTGATTGGTTCCATCGTTTTTGCCATCATTACCGATTTGTTTCCCCTGGAAATGCGTGGTCGGGTCATGGGTTTTGTACAAATGGCCTTTGCGGTGAGTCAGGTTTTGGGCTTGCCCGTGGGCTTGTACTTTGCCAATCTCTTTGATTGGCACGCACCATTTTTGCTGATCGTTGTGCTCAGTATCCCCATTTACATCCTGATTTTACTGCGCTTAAAGCCCATCAACGCACACCTGGCTTTGCAAAAAGACAATTCAGCTTTCCGACATTTATGGGAAACCATTTCCAAGCCGCGCTACTTGCAGGGTTTTGCGGGAACCATTCTTTTGGCCACCGGGGGATTTATGTTGATGCCGTTTGGAAGCACTTTTTCGATCAATAACCTGGGGGTTACTTTTGATCAATTGCCCATCATTTATCTGGTTACGGGCATTTGTTCCATGATTGCCGGGCCATTGATTGGACGTTTGAGCGATTCCATCGGCAGCATGAAAGTATTTACAGCGGGGTCAATCCTGACCATCATCATTGTGGTCATTTATTGCAATTTTGGGGTTACCCCACTCTGGATCATCATTTTGATGAGCGTGATCATGTTCATTGGCATCACTTCGCGGATGATTTCCTCTACTGCGCTGGTAAGTGCCGTGCCTGCCCCCGCTGATCGGGGTGCATTTATGGGCATCAACGCTTCAGTTTCACAGATTTCGGGGGGCATTGCTTCGGGTATAGCGGGCATGATTGTACACCAGGCAGCGGATGGTCATTTGGAAAATTACCCGGAATTGGGTTATGTAGTGGCGGGAACAATGGTGGTGGCGATTGGGTTGATGTACAACATTCACCGGATGGTGAAAAAGCGTGCGCATTAA
- a CDS encoding response regulator yields the protein MPLIAQQDYTADIRLYTTEQGLSDNHVYQCFQDHRGLMWLLSETGLTRFDGKQFKLMVNERFNLDYTKNKICFEDSDGDLWISNYSQKNKIEYTLVNTITGNIRNAQQKLGKLLPPNALHIKCGGSGSFWITTTAGELLKITPGKPTKRIYHQPGSIFSVIAVDSVRQSVWLAISDQDGSYDEEYKLINQQGKTICTYKITLLQNGLLDKKGVFRFYTLHDLGSISPDGKLKQQPIQQQLFTYQSQHQRAYELPLAFDPNSDHYWILYANQLHVLDQQKGHLFSATNNNHKLRPKSAYSIFVDRQGIGWICSIEGLYKVKLNPQRFQRLLWENPDEAENPVQLSCRGIVKDEKSATLYVNVSACLWSVKGTEERKIFCRENAIYALAQDEAGAIWMGSEALHRYHPATEETETVSAKIPLDYSIAWSLKPQQKRLWLGLNNGLAYLDKASGKIEFIDQKKSHPALKEAIIHSIMTTSHQQMWLLTEKGLFRFDPQKGILARYWTGGEGKYHLPVENLRTCHQDEKGNWWLATAEGLLRWNPAQGDARMFTTRDGLSNNNIYAAYADAYGYLWLSSDRGIIQFHMSSGKTRTFLPRDGLTHQEFNRISHFQDKDGRIYFGSLNGVTVFHPRDFYQDFRQTPNIPLVLTRAHLFSQPRNALQDVELDYFQSGKILFKPSHLYLTLRFALLDYTAPQSTQYEYRIEGLGNRWAPCPGGILQLAGLPYGHFKLIIRAKTANGLYSREQLSIPIQVLRPYYLQLWFLALLSIVLLGSIIGFFRYRNQWLKNRKVELEREVALQTEKIRQDKAIIEEQSVQLIKLDEAKSRFFANVTHELRTPLTLILGPINTVLETKTLDQYNADLLQMARQHSEGLLETINDLLDLTKLEAGKMDAQERPVLLYRKVRLLLGGFFVHAERKGILLQLDYRAEHLLRVQIDERLFTLILNNLLSNAFKFTEEGGNITLRVIDLVHSIQIEVEDSGSGIHPDDLPLVFERYFQTQHTGTAFEGGTGIGLSLAKESSKVMGAALSVVSTWGEGSVFTLCFPKKEVFGNIQEEEQTELNQLLLQEQSAISMVNGSLAVPETGSTDGQARILLIEDNHDLRQYLTQILAGKYQVRTLGNGREAQLNLEQWMPDLILSDIMMPLMDGFQFLEWLKSSEKHASIPIIMLTARADLGDKLRALRTGVDDYLVKPFVEAELLARIQNLLQRQQLRRGYVAPIVEEPGDLPLAGKVKKALVFTEADKKFLEKLEETILQHLQNPDFTVNDLAKTLLMSRSVFYTEIGRLIGLTPNEYINEIRLNRAREILKSKAGAISIKELASSVGFRDEKYFSRLFKQRYGILPSQMR from the coding sequence ATGCCATTGATCGCGCAGCAGGATTACACTGCGGACATACGGCTGTATACGACGGAACAAGGACTTTCAGATAACCACGTTTACCAATGTTTTCAGGATCACAGGGGTTTAATGTGGCTGCTGAGTGAAACCGGGCTTACTCGTTTTGACGGCAAACAATTCAAATTAATGGTGAATGAGCGGTTTAATCTCGACTACACCAAAAACAAAATCTGTTTTGAAGACTCAGATGGAGACTTGTGGATCAGCAATTACAGCCAAAAGAACAAAATTGAGTACACCCTTGTCAATACCATTACGGGCAACATCCGCAATGCTCAACAAAAATTAGGGAAATTATTGCCTCCTAATGCGCTGCACATTAAATGCGGAGGAAGCGGAAGCTTCTGGATCACCACCACAGCAGGTGAATTGCTGAAAATCACGCCCGGAAAACCAACCAAGCGCATTTACCACCAGCCGGGGAGCATTTTTTCCGTTATCGCCGTAGACAGTGTTCGCCAGTCTGTTTGGTTGGCCATTTCCGACCAAGACGGTTCCTATGATGAGGAGTATAAGTTGATCAACCAGCAAGGAAAAACCATCTGCACATACAAGATTACTTTACTGCAAAACGGGCTGCTGGACAAAAAAGGCGTTTTTCGCTTTTATACTTTACACGATCTGGGTTCTATCTCTCCGGACGGAAAACTAAAACAGCAACCCATCCAACAGCAACTATTTACCTATCAAAGTCAGCATCAACGCGCATATGAATTACCCCTGGCTTTTGATCCCAACTCTGATCATTACTGGATTTTGTACGCCAATCAATTGCATGTTTTAGATCAGCAAAAAGGTCATTTGTTCTCTGCTACCAACAACAACCATAAACTAAGACCCAAAAGTGCCTATTCTATTTTTGTTGACCGACAGGGAATTGGCTGGATTTGCTCTATTGAAGGTTTGTACAAAGTCAAACTCAATCCGCAACGTTTCCAACGATTGCTTTGGGAAAACCCCGATGAAGCAGAAAACCCGGTGCAATTGTCTTGTCGTGGAATTGTAAAAGATGAAAAATCCGCTACCCTATATGTCAATGTGTCTGCCTGTTTGTGGAGCGTCAAGGGGACAGAAGAGCGCAAGATTTTTTGTAGAGAAAATGCCATCTATGCGCTGGCTCAAGATGAAGCAGGAGCCATTTGGATGGGGAGCGAGGCTTTACACCGCTATCATCCAGCCACCGAAGAAACGGAAACGGTGAGTGCTAAAATACCGCTTGATTATTCCATAGCCTGGTCGCTTAAACCACAGCAAAAACGCTTATGGCTGGGCTTAAACAATGGGTTGGCTTATCTTGATAAAGCATCAGGAAAAATTGAATTTATTGATCAAAAAAAGAGCCACCCGGCTTTGAAGGAAGCAATCATTCATTCCATTATGACTACAAGCCATCAACAAATGTGGTTGTTGACGGAAAAAGGCCTGTTTCGTTTTGACCCTCAAAAAGGCATCTTGGCCCGTTATTGGACTGGAGGAGAGGGCAAGTATCATCTGCCGGTTGAAAACCTCAGAACCTGCCATCAGGATGAAAAAGGCAATTGGTGGTTGGCTACTGCCGAAGGATTGCTCCGCTGGAACCCTGCACAAGGTGATGCTCGGATGTTTACTACCCGCGATGGTTTGTCCAACAACAATATATATGCTGCTTATGCAGATGCGTATGGTTATTTGTGGCTGAGCAGTGATCGGGGCATCATTCAGTTTCACATGAGCAGTGGAAAAACGCGCACTTTTTTGCCTCGAGATGGCCTCACCCATCAGGAATTTAACCGAATTTCCCATTTTCAGGATAAGGATGGACGCATTTATTTTGGCAGTCTAAACGGGGTTACCGTTTTTCATCCCCGTGATTTTTACCAGGATTTTCGCCAGACGCCCAACATTCCCTTGGTTTTGACCCGGGCACATTTGTTTTCTCAGCCACGCAATGCCCTGCAAGATGTTGAGCTGGATTATTTCCAAAGCGGTAAAATTCTGTTTAAACCTTCTCATCTTTACCTGACGCTACGCTTTGCACTGCTTGATTATACCGCACCCCAATCCACGCAGTACGAATACCGCATTGAAGGTTTAGGCAATCGTTGGGCACCTTGCCCGGGAGGAATACTCCAATTGGCCGGTTTGCCTTATGGTCACTTCAAATTGATTATCCGGGCTAAAACGGCCAATGGCTTGTATTCACGGGAACAATTGTCGATTCCGATTCAGGTGCTGCGACCTTATTATTTGCAGTTATGGTTCTTGGCTTTGCTCAGCATTGTATTGCTTGGTTCAATCATTGGCTTTTTTCGTTATCGGAACCAATGGTTAAAAAACCGCAAAGTAGAATTGGAAAGAGAAGTGGCATTACAAACCGAAAAAATCCGTCAGGACAAAGCCATTATTGAGGAACAGTCGGTACAATTGATCAAGCTAGACGAAGCCAAATCCCGCTTTTTTGCCAATGTAACCCATGAGTTGCGTACGCCACTCACCTTAATCTTGGGGCCGATCAACACGGTATTGGAAACTAAAACGCTCGATCAGTACAATGCCGATTTGTTGCAAATGGCCAGGCAACACAGTGAGGGATTATTGGAAACCATCAATGATTTATTGGATTTGACCAAGCTCGAAGCAGGTAAAATGGATGCCCAGGAACGCCCGGTGTTGCTGTACCGCAAAGTCAGACTTCTATTGGGTGGTTTTTTTGTTCATGCCGAACGGAAAGGTATTTTGCTTCAGTTGGATTATCGCGCCGAGCATTTACTCCGGGTTCAAATAGACGAACGGCTATTTACCTTAATTCTCAACAACCTGTTGTCCAATGCTTTTAAATTTACGGAAGAAGGAGGAAACATCACCTTGCGGGTAATCGATCTGGTGCACAGCATTCAAATTGAGGTGGAGGATAGTGGCAGTGGCATTCATCCCGACGATTTGCCTCTGGTGTTTGAGCGCTATTTTCAGACCCAGCATACTGGAACCGCTTTTGAAGGAGGTACCGGAATTGGGTTGTCGCTGGCCAAAGAATCCAGTAAGGTCATGGGTGCTGCTTTGAGCGTAGTCAGTACTTGGGGGGAGGGTAGTGTGTTTACGCTGTGTTTTCCCAAAAAAGAAGTGTTTGGAAATATTCAGGAGGAAGAACAAACCGAGCTCAACCAGTTGTTGCTTCAAGAACAAAGCGCTATATCCATGGTGAATGGTTCATTGGCTGTTCCCGAAACAGGGTCAACTGATGGGCAAGCCCGCATTTTACTCATCGAAGATAATCACGATTTACGGCAGTACTTGACGCAAATTCTAGCCGGAAAATACCAGGTCCGCACCCTTGGCAATGGTCGGGAAGCCCAGCTGAATTTGGAGCAATGGATGCCTGATTTAATCCTTTCAGACATCATGATGCCCTTAATGGATGGGTTTCAATTTCTGGAATGGTTGAAGTCTAGTGAAAAACATGCCAGTATTCCCATCATCATGCTCACGGCACGTGCCGATTTGGGCGATAAACTCAGGGCGCTGCGCACTGGAGTAGACGACTATCTGGTTAAACCTTTTGTGGAAGCCGAGTTGCTGGCGCGTATCCAGAATCTGCTCCAGCGTCAACAATTGAGACGTGGTTATGTTGCTCCAATCGTGGAGGAGCCTGGCGATTTACCCCTTGCTGGCAAGGTGAAAAAAGCCCTGGTGTTTACCGAAGCAGACAAAAAATTCTTGGAAAAATTGGAAGAAACCATTCTACAACACTTGCAGAATCCCGATTTTACGGTAAATGATCTTGCGAAAACCTTATTGATGTCACGCTCGGTTTTTTATACAGAAATAGGGCGTTTAATCGGATTGACCCCCAATGAATACATCAATGAAATCAGGCTAAACCGCGCTCGGGAAATTTTAAAATCAAAGGCAGGTGCGATTAGTATCAAAGAACTGGCGAGTTCTGTTGGATTTCGTGACGAGAAATATTTTTCTCGCCTGTTCAAACAACGTTACGGAATTTTACCCTCACAGATGCGTTGA
- a CDS encoding TetR/AcrR family transcriptional regulator, translating into MNATDTRERILGRMFQDIHKNGFQGLRADRVIADLGITKGALYHYFPSKDAIGLAVIEEIIEPSYLAFFRSLEETKGHPIDLLQAHLLELANKATPDDIHLGCPLNNLVQEMSPINEDFRQRLKVVMDSMIHYSSRALERGISKGQVKTNTDCISVAAFMIASMEGAYSVAKVQRSIASFQRNIQQLVNYLELYRL; encoded by the coding sequence ATGAACGCAACCGATACTCGCGAACGCATCCTTGGCCGCATGTTCCAGGACATCCACAAAAACGGATTCCAGGGATTGCGCGCTGACCGGGTGATTGCCGATTTAGGCATCACCAAAGGGGCATTGTACCATTACTTCCCGAGTAAGGATGCGATTGGATTGGCGGTGATTGAGGAGATTATTGAGCCTTCTTACCTGGCCTTTTTCCGCAGTTTGGAAGAAACCAAAGGGCATCCGATCGACTTGTTGCAAGCACATTTACTGGAATTGGCCAACAAAGCCACTCCTGATGACATTCACCTGGGCTGCCCGCTGAACAACCTCGTACAGGAAATGTCGCCGATCAATGAAGATTTTCGCCAGCGGCTGAAAGTCGTCATGGACAGCATGATCCACTACAGCTCCCGCGCCCTGGAACGTGGGATCAGCAAGGGTCAAGTAAAAACCAACACCGATTGTATCTCCGTAGCAGCTTTTATGATTGCCAGCATGGAAGGTGCGTACAGCGTAGCCAAAGTACAACGCAGTATCGCCAGTTTTCAACGCAACATCCAGCAATTGGTGAATTATTTAGAATTGTATCGCCTGTAG
- a CDS encoding NmrA family NAD(P)-binding protein: MYVILGGTGNTGKHITETLLAAGKAVTIVSRDASKAEDLVAKGAKLAVGDLHDTDFLSKTFTGARAVYSLVPPKWDVEHWRTYQVQISTSIALALHSAKVPYVVNLSSMGAHLPEGAGPVSGLYYLEQMLNTIPGLNVLHLRPGYFYQNLYGVLDMIKHMGVIAQPLPAEFKFNFVHTSDIAAVAAQRLLALDFTGHSVQYIAGPKDYSFADAAAFISQAAGKDVPFVTSTVEQSVEGMIGAGIPAAIAEPYGEFYGSFSSARYLADFDRKTNVIEGQITLEQFVKNEFKYALEGELVA, encoded by the coding sequence ATGTACGTAATTCTTGGAGGTACCGGAAACACTGGAAAACACATCACCGAAACGCTGCTTGCCGCAGGCAAAGCTGTAACCATCGTAAGTCGCGACGCCTCAAAAGCCGAAGACCTGGTGGCTAAAGGTGCAAAATTGGCCGTGGGCGACCTACACGACACCGACTTTTTGAGTAAAACTTTCACTGGTGCCAGGGCAGTGTATAGCCTGGTTCCACCGAAATGGGATGTGGAGCATTGGCGGACGTATCAGGTGCAAATTTCTACCTCAATTGCCCTGGCGCTGCACAGTGCCAAAGTGCCTTATGTGGTCAATCTCAGTTCCATGGGCGCACATTTACCGGAAGGTGCGGGTCCAGTAAGTGGCTTGTACTACCTGGAACAAATGCTCAACACCATTCCAGGATTGAATGTGCTGCACCTGCGTCCGGGTTATTTTTACCAAAACCTGTACGGGGTGTTGGATATGATCAAACACATGGGCGTCATTGCTCAGCCGCTGCCCGCTGAGTTCAAATTCAACTTCGTCCACACCAGCGACATTGCGGCGGTAGCTGCTCAACGCTTGTTGGCACTGGATTTTACGGGCCATTCCGTTCAGTATATCGCTGGGCCTAAAGATTATTCTTTTGCCGATGCTGCGGCATTCATCAGCCAGGCCGCGGGCAAGGACGTTCCATTTGTGACCAGCACTGTTGAACAAAGTGTAGAGGGCATGATTGGTGCGGGAATTCCAGCTGCGATTGCCGAACCCTATGGCGAGTTTTACGGATCATTTTCTTCTGCCCGATACCTGGCCGATTTTGACCGCAAAACCAATGTGATCGAGGGTCAAATCACCCTGGAGCAGTTTGTGAAAAATGAGTTTAAGTACGCTTTGGAGGGCGAGTTAGTGGCTTAA